One Thiocapsa bogorovii DNA segment encodes these proteins:
- a CDS encoding glycosyltransferase family 4 protein, with translation MNDNARTPLALAYLVSQYPAASHTFILREVRRLRELGIRIDVASINSPDRPAESLAEEEREEAATTYFVKADGLRGAVRAHWATLRTRPGDYAKGLLFAFRLGGTDIKRWVYSLFYFVEAVMIGHWLTGRALGHLHVHFATPAATVGLIAARIFPIGFSMSVHGPDEFYDAPGYRLTEKIEGAAFICCIGYYCRSQLMKLSPPAHWSKLEIAPLGVDPSAFSPRPFREHPSPFQILCVGRLVPAKGQHILVDAVAALVRKGHDVCLRLVGGGPDRASLEEQVRRLGLAERVVFEGVVNQGRIRAIYAEADCFALASFAEGIPVVLMEAMAMEIPCVTTFITGHPELIRDGVDGVLVAPSDEAALGEAIADLIADPQRRRQLGEAGRRRVIEKYNLETNTRRLADILHRRLGARP, from the coding sequence ATGAACGACAACGCACGCACACCTCTGGCGCTTGCCTACCTGGTCAGCCAATACCCGGCGGCCTCGCACACCTTTATCCTGCGCGAGGTGCGCCGTCTGCGCGAGCTCGGCATCCGCATCGACGTCGCCTCGATCAACAGTCCGGATCGACCCGCCGAGTCGCTGGCCGAGGAAGAGCGCGAGGAGGCGGCGACGACCTATTTCGTCAAGGCGGACGGCCTGCGCGGGGCGGTGCGCGCGCATTGGGCCACCCTGCGCACGCGCCCCGGCGACTATGCCAAGGGCCTGCTCTTTGCCTTCCGGCTCGGGGGCACGGACATCAAGCGATGGGTCTACAGCCTCTTCTACTTCGTGGAGGCCGTTATGATCGGCCACTGGCTGACCGGACGCGCCCTAGGCCATCTTCATGTCCATTTCGCGACCCCGGCCGCCACCGTGGGGCTGATCGCCGCACGCATCTTCCCGATCGGATTCTCGATGTCGGTCCACGGTCCGGACGAGTTCTATGACGCCCCCGGCTATCGCTTGACCGAAAAGATCGAGGGTGCCGCCTTCATCTGCTGTATCGGCTATTACTGTCGGAGCCAGCTCATGAAGCTCTCGCCGCCGGCGCACTGGTCAAAGCTCGAGATCGCCCCGCTCGGGGTCGATCCAAGCGCCTTCAGCCCGCGGCCCTTTCGCGAGCACCCATCGCCCTTCCAGATCCTGTGCGTCGGGCGTCTGGTGCCGGCAAAAGGGCAGCACATCCTCGTCGATGCGGTCGCGGCGTTGGTGCGCAAGGGACATGACGTGTGTCTGCGCCTGGTCGGCGGCGGTCCCGACCGTGCGTCGCTCGAGGAGCAGGTGCGCCGGCTCGGGCTCGCAGAGCGCGTCGTCTTCGAAGGCGTCGTCAACCAGGGCCGCATCCGTGCCATTTATGCCGAGGCGGACTGTTTTGCGCTGGCGAGCTTCGCCGAAGGCATCCCGGTGGTTCTGATGGAGGCAATGGCGATGGAGATCCCCTGCGTGACCACCTTCATTACGGGGCATCCCGAGCTGATCCGCGACGGGGTCGACGGCGTGCTGGTCGCACCCTCGGACGAGGCCGCGCTCGGCGAGGCGATCGCGGATCTGATAGCGGATCCGCAGCGTCGCCGCCAGCTCGGCGAGGCCGGACGGCGACGGGTCATCGAAAAATATAACCTCGAGACCAACACCCGACGCTTGGCGGACATCTTGCACCGCCGCCTGGGAGCGAGGCCATGA